A part of Limihaloglobus sulfuriphilus genomic DNA contains:
- a CDS encoding ABC transporter permease, with protein sequence MIDIGKYVESAVNWLTENFGGFFDFIRMIGNGLIEGAESVLMFTPFYVLIFLLALLAFFKVGKGMAVFTVIGLVFIYLLGFWVETMETLALIVTSTFVALVIAIPLGILMSKSLLAEKIIRPILDFMQTMPAFVYLIPAVLFFSIGKLPGAFATIIFAMPPAVRLTSLGIKQVPSDVVEAARAFGATGTQLLFKVELPLALKTILTGVNQTIMMALSMVVIAGMIAAGGLGEKVLEGINNLNIGLGFESGLSVVILAIILDRITQAFGKQEHE encoded by the coding sequence ATAATAGATATAGGCAAATACGTAGAATCAGCTGTAAACTGGCTGACAGAAAACTTTGGCGGATTCTTTGACTTTATACGAATGATAGGCAACGGCCTGATCGAAGGTGCGGAGAGCGTGTTGATGTTTACACCGTTCTACGTCCTCATCTTCTTGCTCGCTCTGCTAGCCTTCTTCAAGGTCGGCAAAGGCATGGCGGTTTTCACTGTAATAGGCCTGGTATTTATTTACCTGCTGGGCTTCTGGGTGGAGACGATGGAAACGCTGGCTCTGATAGTCACATCGACATTTGTCGCTCTGGTTATTGCTATACCGCTTGGGATATTGATGTCAAAGAGCCTGCTGGCGGAGAAGATAATCCGCCCGATTCTGGACTTCATGCAGACAATGCCGGCGTTTGTGTACCTGATCCCGGCAGTGCTGTTCTTCAGCATCGGCAAGCTGCCAGGCGCTTTTGCCACGATCATCTTCGCTATGCCGCCGGCAGTGCGGCTTACATCGCTGGGAATAAAACAGGTTCCCTCCGATGTGGTTGAGGCGGCACGGGCTTTTGGAGCGACAGGCACGCAGCTTCTATTTAAGGTTGAGCTGCCCCTGGCGCTGAAGACCATACTTACCGGAGTAAACCAGACGATCATGATGGCGCTTTCCATGGTGGTAATCGCGGGAATGATTGCCGCCGGCGGATTGGGTGAGAAGGTGCTCGAGGGCATCAACAATCTCAATATCGGGCTGGGCTTTGAAAGCGGCCTCTCCGTTGTGATTCTTGCCATTATCCTGGACAGAATCACCCAGGCCTTCGGCAAACAGGAACATGAATAA
- a CDS encoding quaternary amine ABC transporter ATP-binding protein: protein MKDNIKIQLKDITVIFGKKRAEALKMLDQGVSKNEILEKTGCTVGVNKASFDIKTGEVFVVMGLSGSGKSTLLRCLNRLIEPTAGDVIVNGRNITKESDKELLETRRTEMSMVFQKFGLLPHKTIIDNVAFGLEIRGESGAKRLEIAQDSINTVGLEGFQNQYPSQLSGGMQQRVGLARALANNPEVLLMDEAFSALDPLIRADMQDQLLELQNKLKKTVVFITHDLDEAIKLGDRIAIMKDGFIEQIGTAEDILTEPASEYVQAFVSNVDRKSIITANTLMFEKPQVAQYERDGVEVAIRKMRKVSVEVLPVVDNDHIFKGFVWLKDLVGAHKEKKHSIKEFIQTQGPMVNPDATVEQMLPLITGTEAPVAVTDEQSGKLKGIVTQISLIVEATSFDREQIEELKENLNEQ, encoded by the coding sequence ATGAAAGATAACATTAAAATACAACTCAAAGACATTACTGTAATCTTCGGCAAGAAACGCGCCGAAGCGCTGAAAATGCTTGACCAGGGTGTTTCAAAAAATGAAATACTTGAGAAAACCGGCTGTACAGTTGGTGTCAACAAGGCCAGTTTTGACATCAAGACAGGTGAGGTATTTGTTGTAATGGGACTCTCGGGCAGCGGTAAGTCAACACTGCTTCGGTGTTTAAACAGGCTCATAGAGCCTACCGCCGGCGATGTAATAGTAAACGGCAGAAACATTACAAAAGAATCAGACAAAGAGCTGCTGGAAACCAGAAGAACCGAAATGAGTATGGTTTTTCAGAAATTCGGTCTGCTGCCGCACAAAACAATCATAGACAATGTGGCTTTCGGGCTTGAGATACGCGGCGAGAGCGGCGCAAAACGCCTTGAGATCGCACAGGACTCGATAAACACTGTCGGTCTTGAAGGGTTTCAAAACCAGTACCCTTCTCAGCTCTCCGGCGGTATGCAGCAGAGAGTAGGCCTGGCCAGGGCGCTGGCAAATAACCCTGAAGTGCTGCTTATGGACGAGGCGTTCTCAGCCCTGGACCCGCTGATCCGTGCGGATATGCAGGATCAGCTCCTGGAGCTGCAGAACAAGCTCAAAAAAACCGTGGTTTTCATCACGCATGACCTTGATGAAGCCATAAAACTCGGCGACCGTATAGCCATCATGAAAGACGGCTTTATTGAGCAGATCGGAACTGCCGAGGATATCCTTACAGAGCCGGCCAGCGAATACGTCCAGGCATTTGTAAGCAACGTTGACAGAAAATCCATCATCACTGCAAACACCCTGATGTTTGAAAAGCCCCAGGTCGCTCAATATGAAAGAGACGGTGTAGAGGTTGCCATAAGGAAAATGAGAAAAGTTTCCGTAGAGGTACTGCCCGTTGTTGACAATGACCACATATTCAAAGGTTTTGTCTGGCTCAAAGACCTGGTAGGGGCACACAAAGAAAAGAAACACAGCATAAAAGAGTTTATCCAGACACAGGGTCCGATGGTAAATCCGGATGCTACGGTTGAGCAGATGCTGCCGCTGATAACCGGCACAGAGGCGCCCGTGGCGGTTACGGACGAGCAAAGCGGCAAACTCAAAGGCATTGTAACGCAGATTTCACTGATCGTAGAGGCAACCAGTTTCGATCGTGAACAAATAGAAGAACTCAAAGAAAACTTAAACGAGCAATAA
- a CDS encoding glycine betaine ABC transporter substrate-binding protein, whose translation MKLKSLVIVIAALMAVFAGCKTETAEETKEITLAYVEGWAEGPAMTYVMKDMLESSGYSVTVQKAAVDLIFASMARGDVDAFMDTWMPVTHGEKVKKFGEKIVKLGTNYDSARIGLVVPQYVTIDSITELNDNAEKFNGRIVGIDSGAGIMKKTQEATESYGLKLELMPSSGVAMLSELQKAIGENNWIVVTGWSPHFKFARWELKYLEDPKGTYGETETIETWARQGLETDDPFAAELLANFTLDDSQMSDLLLKMSEAKGNEAAVAKQWIADNKALVDSFMPK comes from the coding sequence ATGAAATTGAAAAGTTTAGTTATTGTAATTGCGGCCTTGATGGCAGTATTTGCAGGCTGTAAGACTGAAACAGCCGAGGAAACTAAAGAAATCACACTCGCCTATGTCGAGGGCTGGGCAGAGGGCCCTGCAATGACGTATGTCATGAAAGATATGCTCGAGAGCAGCGGCTACAGCGTAACTGTTCAGAAAGCCGCCGTTGACCTGATTTTCGCATCGATGGCACGCGGCGACGTGGACGCGTTTATGGACACATGGATGCCCGTTACGCATGGCGAAAAAGTAAAGAAATTCGGCGAGAAGATAGTCAAGCTGGGAACCAACTATGACAGTGCCCGCATCGGGCTGGTTGTGCCTCAGTATGTTACGATCGACTCGATAACCGAGCTTAACGACAACGCTGAAAAATTCAACGGCAGGATCGTAGGTATCGACAGCGGTGCCGGCATCATGAAGAAAACACAGGAAGCTACCGAGAGTTACGGCCTGAAACTTGAGCTGATGCCCTCTTCCGGTGTTGCTATGCTCAGCGAACTTCAAAAAGCTATCGGCGAAAACAACTGGATCGTGGTAACCGGCTGGTCGCCGCACTTCAAGTTTGCCCGCTGGGAACTGAAATACCTTGAAGACCCAAAAGGCACCTACGGTGAAACAGAAACAATTGAAACCTGGGCCAGACAGGGACTCGAAACGGACGACCCGTTTGCAGCGGAATTGCTGGCTAACTTCACGCTTGATGACTCTCAGATGAGTGATCTTCTTCTCAAGATGTCTGAAGCAAAGGGCAACGAAGCCGCTGTCGCAAAACAGTGGATAGCCGACAACAAGGCTTTAGTTGACAGTTTTATGCCGAAATAA